TTCATAGGCTTCCAACTGCGCGCCGGGTTTTAGGAAATACTGCATTTCCATTTGTTCAAATTCCCGCATTCGGAAAATAAATTGCCGAGCCACAATTTCGTTTCTAAACGCTTTCCCAATTTGGGCAATACCGAAAGGGATTTGCTGACGCGCCGTTTCACGCACGTTATGGAAGTTCACAAAAATTCCCTGTGCTGTTTCGGGTCGGAGGTAAATCTTCGCGTCGGCATCGGCAACAGGACCGGAATAGGTAGAGAACATGAGGTTAAATTGCCTCACTTCGGTCCAGTCGAACGCTCCCGAATCCGGTGCTTTAATTTTCTCCTCCATTATGATGTCGTATAGCCCTTTACAAACCGCCTCATCGGTTTCAGCATTGAGGGCAGCCACAAACCGTTCATTAACTTGGGCCAAATGATCCGTTTTTCCATCCTTTTCTAATTTGGCCATATGGTTTTCGATCAACTGATCTGCACGATACCGACGTTTTGAGGCTTTATCATCAATCAAAGGATCATTAAATGCGTCCACGTGTCCAGAAGCTTTCCAGACAGTCGCGTGCATCAAGATGGCCGCATCTATGCCTTCAATGTTGTCGTGCTGACGTACCATTGCATTCCACCAGCGATTCATTACATTTCGCTTCAGTTCTACGCCCAATGGTCCATAGTCGTAGGTGGCAGCCAAACCGCCATAAATTTCAGAAGATTGGAAAATGAATCCCCTCCTTTTGCTCAAGGAAATGATATGTTCAAAAACATTGGTTGGCGTACTCATGCTGGTTCTTTTGCTGATCTGTTTTCCAAAGGTCAAAAAAAACAACCTCTTATGTATATTTAAGAGGATGAAGATTGAAAGGCTCAAAGTACGGTTTTTAGCATGGTACGACAACGAAAAATTGTGGGAGACGCCTATATTTGCTTGCCTTTACAAAAGCATTACCCAATGCCCAATGGGTTCAAGCATTCCGATTGGTCAAAAGAATTGGCTCATTTATGTTACATCTTTTTTTGGACGCAACTTAAAACCGTTTCTGGGGTGTAAAGGCCGTTTGTTTCATCGTGTTTTAATCTTTGGTCATGAAAATTGGAATTACTTGTTATCCTACCTATGGGGGCAGCGGTGTTGTAGCAACCGAATTGGGTAAAGCATTGGCAGCCCGTGGCCACGAAATTCACTTTATTTCATATGCGCCTCCTTTTCGTTTGGATCACTTTGCTGAACGGGTTTATTTCCACGAAGTGAATGGTTTTTCCTATCCGCTTTTTGAAGACCCTTCTTATGCCCTCACGCTCACCAGTAAAATGGTGAATGTGGTTCAATTCGAGCAGTTGGACATCTTGCATGTGCATTATGCCATTCCTCATGCAACCAGTGCGGTATTGGCCCGCCAAATCCTTGCTACCTATGGTATTCAGATTCCAGTAATAACTACTTTGCATGGGACCGATGCAACCATTGTTGGGCAGGATCCTTCGTTTGAACCCGTCGTAACCTATTCGATTAATGCATCGGATGGGATTACCGTGGTTTCTGAATACCTCCGCGAAGAAACGTTTCAAAATTTTGGCGTGCGTAAAGAAATAACGGTCATCCCTAACTTTGTGGATGTGAATCGCTTTAAACGACAAAACAAAGACCACTTCAAAAAAGCAATCTGTCCACATGGGGAAAAACTAATGGTCCATATCTCGAATTTCCGCCCGGTAAAGCGTGCTTCGGATGTGGTAGAGGTTTTCTCAAGGTTGCGAAGA
The genomic region above belongs to Bacteroidetes Order II. bacterium and contains:
- a CDS encoding glycine--tRNA ligase, which gives rise to MSTPTNVFEHIISLSKRRGFIFQSSEIYGGLAATYDYGPLGVELKRNVMNRWWNAMVRQHDNIEGIDAAILMHATVWKASGHVDAFNDPLIDDKASKRRYRADQLIENHMAKLEKDGKTDHLAQVNERFVAALNAETDEAVCKGLYDIIMEEKIKAPDSGAFDWTEVRQFNLMFSTYSGPVADADAKIYLRPETAQGIFVNFHNVRETARQQIPFGIAQIGKAFRNEIVARQFIFRMREFEQMEMQYFLKPGAQLEAYEEWRAKRLQWHLDNGIREEKLRWHIHEKLAHYADAAVDIQYEFPFGWSEVEGIHSRTDYDLRRHQEFSGKNMHYSDPLSAEKYIPFVVETSTGLDRNVLMLLCEAYRSEKLENGETRDVLKFHPRIAPITVAILPLVKKDGMPEQAHAIEAELRDFFNVFYDEKGAIGRRYRRMDEVGTPYCLTVDGQTLEDDTVTIRDRDTMQQDRIPKDQVLNYLKDKIQQWKSTPV
- the bshA gene encoding N-acetyl-alpha-D-glucosaminyl L-malate synthase BshA, with the translated sequence MKIGITCYPTYGGSGVVATELGKALAARGHEIHFISYAPPFRLDHFAERVYFHEVNGFSYPLFEDPSYALTLTSKMVNVVQFEQLDILHVHYAIPHATSAVLARQILATYGIQIPVITTLHGTDATIVGQDPSFEPVVTYSINASDGITVVSEYLREETFQNFGVRKEITVIPNFVDVNRFKRQNKDHFKKAICPHGEKLMVHISNFRPVKRASDVVEVFSRLRREGHCLKLLLVGDGPDRLPTEARARELGVFGDVRFLGKQEPVEEILSIADVFLMPSGSETFGLAALEAMACGVPVVSSNIGGLPELNIQGETGFLCDLGDIDAMTEAVKTVLDPQHHEQFVLNALKRADYFRIENIVPMYEAYYNSVLTQMPKPSIA